gaaggcgattgcctccatgccccctggtcattgcctccatgccccctggtcattgccttggtgcccttgaaatgcgtagagtagaaatttacaatttcctcatagggtgccctttaccaaggagaaaatgtcttggtgcctgACCTTTCATAACCGAAGCATAAATGCCTGCTTAGTGTCTTAAAAATTAAGATGTAGCATGCTCATCCTGTGGGAGTGTTTTtccttctttgttttctttatgtcAATGATTACTTAGCCGCATTATGATACCCATGACACTGCACTACTTAGTCTTGTTCTTATGTCATAcacagtatacatgtatcaaACATAAGAATCATTACTCTTCTCTATCAgttaacattttctttttgaacGGCATGAGATGCTCAACCTTTAACTTCGCAATTACCTCAATAAAACCAAACTAAGCAACACAAGTGTGATTGCTCATGTAAAAAAGAAACTTTGGCAGactgaaataaaacaatctgTCATTATTGATTGAAGCGTTTTGAAGTGGTTGTTCACGGTGTAAATAATCTCCGTCTAGAAACTCATTCTCACTTCTTAAGCATCAACTAACCTTAAAAAGCTACACAGCCACTTAATTatgacactttttgtttttctaattcAACTTTCTCAACTGATGTTCCAAATGACAAAGCTAATTACACGACCAGACAAAGACTATCCATGAGTGTTATTCCTAAAATACTAACTGGGTTTACATGTATCATGAGTAAATATTTACTTGAACTCCCACTACCTGGCCTTTTCCCCCACTTTTTATAATGAAAAAATACAGAACTTTTGCTTCTCCTattcaaccatgcaaagtttttttacattaatcaaagaaaactttaaaaataaaaatgaaaaacaattttacaaatctACAAGGTTTTAATCTGGCATCCCTTTGTATCGACTAACGATGCATTGATGAGAAATTTCCTGTTCGAATAGATGAAGGATACAACATTGATTGTTTACTAGATTATTATTTGGTTGTATTCTTTTATtgatgtatactcagtactttccagattCAAGTGAAACAAATCAATAGGggtattacttgggtgggatttgaacccacaaccttgactttctagagcagatgtcttaccactagaccaccattGCCTGGTTCATGTACAGGTGTAGCTCTCTATAAAACACTAGATAAGTAAGTTAACAGACCTTGGGTTACCATCCTACTGTCTTACAATTCATGATCCACTCTCATGTTAAATGATAGATCAACTTAGTTAGGCAGCCTGTAATATGATATCATTTACCCAGTAGGCAGGCAATTCAGTACACACTTGTGccaccaggcctgatacttcactgaggcaacgagggcgattgcctccatgccccctgatcattgccttggtgcccttgaaatgctgcagtagaaaaatacaatttcctAACAGGGTGCCCTAAAGGAGCAAaagcctttgtgcccttgccctttcaaaaacgaaagcATAGGGGCCTGTGCCACCATACACAACCATCCAAGTTGACTGATTTCAAATGATTGGGAAACTCACTGGAGAATGTAGAGTAGAAGAGGTTTTACATAAGTAGGGTTTGGATTATATACATAAGACTAACGTTAAATCAGACAGACATGGCTATAATATCATCAAGTAGACAGTGGCAAATCTGAAACCCTTATTCTAGAACAATACACACATAATATGATAATGAAGAATCCATGCCAGTCCTTAACATGAATAAACTAACATCATAAAGACGGAGTAAAATACAAACCAACTGAAGCAACAAGCAAAGCATTGTAGACTGCATAACCAACAATTCATACTTGAACTGAATTTGGCTTGGCTACCAAAAAGCGAAAGTGGCATTTTATAATTCAAATTTATACACATTAGAAATGGAAATGTCCGCATATGCCACTACATATGATTCCCATCAATGCATGCACAAAAATCATTGGATTTGATTCTCATTACAATACAAATGAATATGCAAACACAATTAATTAGCAAACTAACTCATGAATGAATATTTATCAACATAGTCTCCAACCTTTTAGCTTTGACTTAGTAAAACACTTTCTTACAAGATTCACAAAAGAAAAGTATCATGACCACAAAGGAGCTTTATGTTCAAAACAAACATGTCAACAACTTTGTGTATTATCTTTGAACACAcactaaaacatttttaaatggttGCCCTGCAATACTTCTTTATGGATGTGGATAGTTGCCCTGCCCTTCCCTAAGTACTTAAAGAGAACGTTGTAATTTCCCAGCTCTGCCCCAAGTCCCGCCAAAGATGTTTATGCCTCAGTTTCAAATCACAATTTATCGAACATAAAATACGGTTACCATACCAACCAAGTGTTACAACAACAgtcctttgacctttgacacagtacagccatcttgttttgacATCAATTCACATCAATGAAACCAAAGTGAGACCGCAAGGGGAAAATAGTCTGATCACTTTATACAGAAATACACATTAGAACTTAAACTGTCATTGTGTCCATTAGGAACCAGACACCGATGTAGAGAATGTAAATAAAGGATTTGAGTTTTGCCTTTTCATACTAACCTTCTAGCGTCTACTCTACTTCTAGTTCTACACTGCCAGCTTACTAATCTCTGTAGATTGTTTCCTATGTGGTATGGAGGCAGGTGTTGGGATTGTCTTTCCTGTAGCTTGACCAAGAGGAGATTGGACTGGAAGGCGTACCCCTGGAGGTCCAGCCAAGCCAGGTGGTTTGCCTCGATTTCTTAACTTTCCTGATTGCTGCTCCATGTTGTAGTCACCAGAATCAAAATATTTCACCtgagataataacaaataatacaaatatatatatatgtacagCTAAATACAAAGGACTGcatcaaaaagaaatattttcattGTTAAATTTAACAAAGCAAACAGAGagtttaaaaatgtaaaaactcatccaatcaccattcaatatcatcacaAGTAGACATGATTAAGAACAATAGAGGAATATCAATAATATCTAATAATTGACAATGTTTCATTTCATCACTTAATTGGTCATTTTAAAATCCTTAATGAAAAGAATGGAAAAACATATACACGTaatgggagtgtcgtggccgagcggttaagagcaccgaattcaaactctggtgtttctgatcagcagagtgtgggttcgaatccccagccgtgacacttgtgtccttaagcaagacacataaccattgcttcgtccttcggatgggacgtaaagccgttggtcccatgttttgagtaaacgcatgtaaaagaacccagtgcactcttcaaaaagagaaggggttcgccccggtgttcctggctggattggcagcatattgggccacagcaccttgtaaaccattacatggtgcttaaggataaggtcttatatctcaaaatttgccccactccttgcagtaataatacctggcgctttgtatcctttggcaaaaggcgcgttataaatacggttattaaacagctacctgagcggaatgttttttacagaaatggtatttttacttgtttataatgcacttgttcaccattttaatgtaattttgatatgtgtacacttctgaacttttcgtaattatcgattaaaaaatcaggcccctacctaaaggttttttgaaaaactaaaaacacttctgccgttgagagcgggcgtcaaaggacaatgccgctgacgtcatttgtgggagtttgctttgttatacatccacgctcaacaaagcggctttatctacttatgacgttttgagagtgattacgtaacggggcttttcgcaaatctcgcagaaaagctctggacaagggcatacaaaattattgttttttttacacaattgaaacctatttataatcatatgactcgatttccttattcatcgaaaacatttcaagtggaattcagcaaagttcacgacttgacattttcgttcaagcaggtctttaatgaAGCCATACATTTGTGTAAGCCCAGCATCCATTGATGGTGACACTCAAGCTATGGATCAATAGTCTAGGGATCAAACACCTCTGAGTAATAATGCAATTTGTTTCCAAGCAGACTACAGATATTAGACTTGGAGTGTCTTTCATGTCAGCTGTCCTTAGCAGATACCCTTGTTACACTTACGcctttgtttaatttcttgCGGAGGAAGTCTGAGCCACCAGGTTTTACTTTCCCGTACTTGGCATTTAGTTTGGCTTCTTCTGCCTTTTCAGGGGAAAGCTGGAACAGGAAAGAAATGAAAACCATCAGACATTTTCACAACGATTGATGTTTTTTTAGATATTAAAGAAAGCATTAGGCCTAACAGACTACATAATAGATACAACCTAAGTACAGGACAACTCTTATTATAACAAGGTCGTTGTGACTGGCCAAATGACCTTCGTTGTGACTGGCCAAATGACCTTTTAATAACAGGAatgttaagaaaacaaaatgagattTATGACTtcataatgtaggcctactcttaaTAAGCAGAGCCTCTTCTTATCAGTGCTCTTTATAATGAGAGCTGACTTTATAGAAATCTAAGAAATAATAACCAATTTGCTAGAGACAGTCTTCTCTTAAAGAGCAGTTTATACAAGATAAGAattcaaatgaaaaatacaTCCTACAATAATAAGCCAtaatgaatgattgattgaatttatgtGGATAAAAACACAGCAAGAACACCTGCACAACATTAAGAGGTTAAACAACGGAATAAAATACACCAAAATTGAataataagaaagaaaaaatgcacaaGTTTATCAAAGGTTAGCACACATGTAGCAAAGAGCAAAAAGATGATTCATGGAAAACAAGGCAAgagaaagcaaacaaaataaataaaggcaattaagtaaacaaatttacacaatatttcaaatgaaaaagcaCCGGTTAAAAAGTTATTGGAATACAAATAAATGATCAATGATATTGATGAAGAAAATTGCAAACTGTTAGAGAATTGATAATAACACTATAAACTGATAAAAACCCTAAACACcgaa
Above is a genomic segment from Asterias rubens chromosome 10, eAstRub1.3, whole genome shotgun sequence containing:
- the LOC117295333 gene encoding cAMP-regulated phosphoprotein 19-B-like; protein product: MSEDTVKTDSPTVPESEPEVAMETTSQAESATVEEKSSPLPSVEDEDKPTPLPTVTEDVKPAPLPTATLTATEKPPFKKPMDIKKPQLSPEKAEEAKLNAKYGKVKPGGSDFLRKKLNKGVKYFDSGDYNMEQQSGKLRNRGKPPGLAGPPGVRLPVQSPLGQATGKTIPTPASIPHRKQSTEISKLAV